One genomic region from Salvia hispanica cultivar TCC Black 2014 chromosome 2, UniMelb_Shisp_WGS_1.0, whole genome shotgun sequence encodes:
- the LOC125207361 gene encoding galactinol synthase 1-like — MAPDAFSSAGTGKLQPALGSRKGYVTFLAGTGDYVKGVVGLAKGLRKVKSIYPLVVAILPDVPEEHREILRAQGCIVKEIEPVYPPPNQTQFAMAYYVINYSKLRIWNFLEFSKMVYLDGDIQVFENIDHLLDTPDGYFYAVMDCFCEKTWSHSPQYSVGYCQQCPNKVTWPAEMGPPPPLYFNAGMFVYEPSKTTYETLLETLQVAPTTPFAEQDFLNSFFNPIYKPIPPIYNLVLAMMWRHPENVELEKTKVVHYCAAGSKPWRYTGEEANMDREDIKMLVKKWWDIYNDESLDYKPEEADESFSKPSIMASLPEPAVSYVPAPSAA; from the exons atggccCCTGATGCCTTTTCCAGCGCCGGAACCGGCAAACTCCAACCGGCCCTCGGGTCGAGGAAGGGCTACGTTACGTTCTTGGCTGGCACGGGCGACTATGTGAAAGGGGTTGTCGGTTTGGCCAAGGGTTTGAGGAAGGTGAAGAGCATCTACCCTCTTGTAGTGGCGATCTTGCCGGATGTGCCGGAGGAGCACCGTGAGATCTTGAGGGCCCAAGGCTGCATTGTCAAGGAGATCGAGCCGGTCTACCCACCGCCCAACCAGACTCAGTTCGCCATGGCATATTATGTCATCAACTACTCTAAGCTTCGTATTTGGAAT TTCCTTGAGTTTAGCAAGATGGTGTACCTTGACGGAGACATCCAAGTTTTCGAAAACATCGATCACCTCCTCGACACCCCTGACGGCTACTTCTACGCCGTTATGGATTGCTTTTGTGAGAAGACATGGAGCCACTCTCCACAATACTCCGTTGGCTATTGCCAACAATGCCCTAACAAGGTCACCTGGCCCGCTGAGATGGGCCCCCCGCCCCCACTCTACTTTAACGCGGGCATGTTCGTGTACGAGCCAAGCAAGACCACTTATGAAACCCTCCTTGAGACTCTCCAGGTCGCCCCCACTACACCATTTGCTGAGCAG GATTTCCTCAACTCCTTCTTCAACCCAATCTACAAACCTATCCCACCGATCTACAACCTCGTCCTTGCGATGATGTGGCGCCACCCGGAGAACGTCGAGCTTGAGAAGACCAAAGTTGTCCACTATTGTGCTGCT gGATCCAAGCCATGGAGGTACACCGGTGAGGAGGCGAACATGGACCGAGAAGACATCAAGATGCTGGTGAAGAAATGGTGGGACATCTACAACGATGAATCCCTCGACTACAAGCCCGAGGAGGCAGATGAGTCATTCTCGAAGCCCTCGATCATGGCCTCCCTCCCTGAACCCGCGGTTTCTTATGTCCCGGCTCCCTCAGCTGCCTAA
- the LOC125207500 gene encoding RNA-binding protein 48-like isoform X1: MPKSKNETPAVRVYTVCDESRYLIVRNVPSLGCGDELLKLFSTYGPVAECKPMDAEECEAYTDVYWIKFHQLSNARFAKRKLDESVFLGNQIQVTYAPEYESLSDTKEKLEGRRKEVLARLNPRRSKGPSDSSREPSLASTPSIKESGPPTSSLSQRNSVESRAGITGYASSMPLVSSDKEYFPSESMNQTVKLVREKLNKIESSSEHGALGSFKKARVDNRRRI, encoded by the exons ATGCCTAAATCAAAAAACGAGACCCCTGCAGTTCGCGTTTATACAGTTTGTGATGAATCAAG GTACCTGATTGTTAGGAATGTTCCTTCTTTGGGTTGTGGAGATGAGCTCTTGAAATTGTTCTCTACTTATGGCCCAGTTGCAGA ATGTAAGCCGATGGATGCGGAAGAATGTGAGGCTTATACCGATGTTTATTggatcaaatttcatcaactCAGCAATGCTAG GTTTGCCAAAAGAAAGTTAGACGAGTCTGTTTTTCTAGGAAACCAAATACAAGTGACATATGCACCCGAGTATGAGAGCCTCTCTGACACAAAAGAGAAGTTAGAAGGACGGAGGAAGGAAGTTCTAGCACGACTTAACC CAAGAAGATCTAAAGGCCCTTCGGATTCCAGTAGAGAGCCTTCCTTAGCTTCCACTCCTTCGATCAAGGAGTCAGGTCCCCCTACTTCTTCCTTATCTCAAAG GAATTCGGTCGAGTCACGGGCTGGTATCACAGGATATGCTTCCTCCATGCCATTAGTCTCTTCGGATAAG GAATATTTTCCATCAGAATCGATGAATCAAACGGTTAAGTTGGTTAGGGAGAAATTGAATAAG ATAGAATCAAGTTCAGAGCATGGGGCATTGGGGTCTTTCAAGAAGGCGCGTGTCGACAATAGAAGAAGGATCTAG
- the LOC125206791 gene encoding protein ALP1-like, with protein sequence MNPRREGQRAIEAQMARMLETAMPAIQEEINNEVERYQAAIQAWNEQHDRVPRTRMYIHRDREQAGLRLFMDYFSADPRWSDQMFRRRFRMRRNVFLRIVNAVVAHDAYFMQTFDAVGRQSISTLQKCTSALRQLAYGTAADMFDEYLHVSEHTGRACLAKFCRAVIEAFKDTYLRKPTSDDVRRLVRMHEERHGFPGMLGSIDCMHWPWKNYPMAWRGAFTSGHKGSHPTIVLEAVADQRLWIWHAYFGVAGSNNDLNVLNGSPLFNDLCAGRAPTLEFTANHRRYTIGYYLADEIYPRWPVFVKTITCPTTDRRKLFAKKQEAARKDVERAFGVLQSRWAIVKGPARGWPRPLIADIMYACIIMHNMIVEDEGDNATDWSDDPLVSASSSYTVTDPIVQGVPPDVRNVMARSAAMRQEDQHTRLQADLIEEIWNRN encoded by the coding sequence atgaATCCTCGGCGTGAAGGCCAACGAGCAATCGAAGCTCAAATGGCTCGAATGTTAGAGACGGCGATGCCCGCAATCCAAGAAGAAATCAACAACGAGGTGGAACGCTATCAAGCTGCTATCCAAGCGTGGAACGAGCAACACGACCGGGTACCGCGTACTCGGATGTATATCCACCGAGATCGTGAACAAGCTGGTTTGCGGCTTTTCATGGATTATTTCTCTGCAGATCCTCGATGGAGTGATCAGATGTTCCGTCGCCGGTTCCGGATGCGGAGGAATGTGTTCTTGCGCATTGTCAACGCAGTTGTGGCTCATGACGCGTACTTTATGCAAACCTTCGATGCTGTCGGGCGGCAAAGTATATCGACTTTACAGAAATGCACATCCGCCCTCCGCCAACTCGCTTACGGAACAGCTGCAGATATGTTTGATGAGTACCTCCATGTGAGCGAGCATACTGGACGCGCTTGCCTAGCCAAATTCTGTCGGGCAGTGATCGAAGCATTCAAGGACACATACTTGAGAAAGCCAACGTCCGACGATGTTCGCAGATTGGTGCGAATGCACGAGGAGAGGCACGGCTTCCCGGGGATGCTGGGCAGCATCGACTGTATGCACTGGCCGTGGAAGAATTATCCAATGGCTTGGAGAGGAGCATTCACTAGCGGGCACAAGGGCTCGCATCCAACGATTGTGTTGGAGGCCGTTGCCGACCAACGgttgtggatctggcatgcctaCTTTGGAGTCGctgggtcgaacaacgacctcaatgTGTTGAACGGGTCTCCATTGTTCAACGACTTGTGTGCCGGGCGAGCGCCTACCTTAGAGTTCACGGCCAACCACCGTCGGTACACTATAGGGTACTATCTGGCAGACGAGATCTACCCTAGATGGCCCGTGTTCGTGAAGACCATCACATGTCCGACTACGGATAGGAGGAAGTTGTTTGCCAAAAAGCAAGAGGCGGCTCGGAAAGatgtggagcgcgcatttggagTTCTCCAATCACGTTGGGCTATAGTGAAGGGACCGGCCCGTGGTTGGCCCCGTCCGCTAatcgccgacatcatgtatgcatgtatcataatgcataacatgatcgtTGAGGACGAGGGAGACAACGCCACTGACTGGAGCGACGATCCGCTCGTCAGCGCCAGCAGTAGCTACACTGTCACCGATCCGATCGTGCAAGGTGTTCCTCCCGACGTGCGCAATGTCATGGCCCGTTCAGCGGCAATGCGCCAAGAAGATCAACACACACGCCTCCAAGCGGAtctaattgaagaaatttggaaCCGCAATTGa
- the LOC125206790 gene encoding uncharacterized protein LOC125206790 gives MTNNIYSEKEISDDLYNQLKIMETQEDLKLREFQNTENSDEEEHEFDDEEEEEEEEFSFASVGDDAAAISAEHAFSDGQIKAVFPLFDQSLLLSGDGDLPENLPTRPPVKKVFVETSDDQIAGPYCEWSSRKAVEAAPESCKKSNSTGFSKIWRLKEITCRSNSDGRDAFVFLNGNHAPPSTAPVDKAAAPPPETVKKSGKEKEKKKKTVSPHEAYLRSKAKDEERQRRSYLPYRPELMGFFTNVNGGLTRNVHPF, from the coding sequence atgACCAACAATATCTACTCGGAGAAGGAAATCAGCGACGATTTGTacaatcaattgaaaattatggAAACCCAAGAGGATTTGAAGCTCCGTGAATTTCAAAATACGGAGAATTCCGATGAGGAAGAACACGAATTCGacgacgaagaagaagaagaagaagaggaattTTCGTTTGCTAGCGTAGGGGACGACGCGGCGGCGATCTCGGCCGAGCATGCCTTCAGCGACGGCCAGATCAAGGCGGTTTTCCCCTTGTTTGATCAGAGCTTGCTCCTCTCCGGCGACGGTGACTTGCCGGAAAATCTTCCGACGCGGCCGCCGGTGAAGAAGGTCTTTGTCGAGACCAGCGATGATCAGATCGCCGGCCCCTACTGCGAGTGGTCCAGCCGGAAGGCGGTGGAGGCGGCGCCGGAGAGCTGCAAAAAGAGCAATTCCACCGGATTTTCCAAAATCTGGCGGCTCAAGGAGATCACGTGCCGGTCGAATAGCGACGGAAGAGACGCCTTTGTTTTCCTCAACGGAAACCACGCGCCGCCGTCGACGGCGCCGGTGGATAAGGCGGCGGCGCCACCGCCGGAGACGGTGAAGAAGAGCGGGAAGGagaaggaaaagaagaagaagacggtGTCGCCGCACGAGGCGTATTTGAGGAGTAAGGCGAAGGACGAGGAGCGGCAGCGGCGGTCGTATTTGCCGTACCGGCCGGAGTTGATGGGGTTTTTTACGAATGTTAACGGCGGATTAACGAGAAATGTTCATCCGTTTTGA
- the LOC125207092 gene encoding ADP-ribosylation factor 2 has protein sequence MGLTFTKLFSRLFAKKEMRILMVGLDAAGKTTILYKLKLGEIVTTIPTIGFNVETVEYKNISFTVWDVGGQDKIRPLWRHYFQNTQGLIFVVDSNDRDRVVEARDELHRMLNEDELRDAVLLVFANKQDLPNAMNAAEITDKLGLHSLRQRHWYIQSTCATSGEGLYEGLDWLSNNIANKA, from the exons ATGGGGTTGACATTCACAAAGCTTTTTAGCCGGCTTTTTGCCAAGAAGGAGATGCGTATTTTGATGGTTGGTCTCGATGCGGCTGGTAAGACCACCATCCTGTACAAGCTCAAGCTCGGAGAGATTGTTACCACCATTCCTACCATTG GCTTCAATGTGGAGACTGTCGAATACAAGAACATTAGCTTCACTGTGTGGGATGTTGGGGGTCAGGACAAG ATCCGCCCATTGTGGAGGCACTACTTCCAGAACACTCAGGGTCTCATCTTTGTGGTGGACAGCAACGACAGAGATCGTGTTGTTGAGGCAAGGGATGAACTGCATAGGATGTTGAATGAG GATGAGCTGAGAGATGCTGTATTACTTGTATTTGCAAACAAACAAGATCTTCCCAATGCAATGAATGCTGCTGAAATCACTGACAAGCTTGGCCTACACTCGCTCAGGCAGCGCCACTG GTACATCCAGAGCACGTGTGCCACCTCTGGTGAGGGGCTTTATGAGGGACTGGACTGGCTCTCCAACAACATTGCTAACAAG GCTTAG
- the LOC125207500 gene encoding RNA-binding protein 48-like isoform X2 — protein MPKSKNETPAVRVYTVCDESRYLIVRNVPSLGCGDELLKLFSTYGPVAEFAKRKLDESVFLGNQIQVTYAPEYESLSDTKEKLEGRRKEVLARLNPRRSKGPSDSSREPSLASTPSIKESGPPTSSLSQRNSVESRAGITGYASSMPLVSSDKEYFPSESMNQTVKLVREKLNKIESSSEHGALGSFKKARVDNRRRI, from the exons ATGCCTAAATCAAAAAACGAGACCCCTGCAGTTCGCGTTTATACAGTTTGTGATGAATCAAG GTACCTGATTGTTAGGAATGTTCCTTCTTTGGGTTGTGGAGATGAGCTCTTGAAATTGTTCTCTACTTATGGCCCAGTTGCAGA GTTTGCCAAAAGAAAGTTAGACGAGTCTGTTTTTCTAGGAAACCAAATACAAGTGACATATGCACCCGAGTATGAGAGCCTCTCTGACACAAAAGAGAAGTTAGAAGGACGGAGGAAGGAAGTTCTAGCACGACTTAACC CAAGAAGATCTAAAGGCCCTTCGGATTCCAGTAGAGAGCCTTCCTTAGCTTCCACTCCTTCGATCAAGGAGTCAGGTCCCCCTACTTCTTCCTTATCTCAAAG GAATTCGGTCGAGTCACGGGCTGGTATCACAGGATATGCTTCCTCCATGCCATTAGTCTCTTCGGATAAG GAATATTTTCCATCAGAATCGATGAATCAAACGGTTAAGTTGGTTAGGGAGAAATTGAATAAG ATAGAATCAAGTTCAGAGCATGGGGCATTGGGGTCTTTCAAGAAGGCGCGTGTCGACAATAGAAGAAGGATCTAG
- the LOC125207684 gene encoding 1,4-dihydroxy-2-naphthoyl-CoA synthase, peroxisomal-like: MAGITAEAAKAISRRVLAVSRHLIPESNHAHGVVISPCSSGFDDTYHRVHGAVPTHIPPWKAAIDDSGKDFADIIYEKAVGEGIAKITINRPERRNAFRPETVKELMRAFNDARDDNSIGVIILTGKGTKAFCSGGDQLLRVKDGYVDYDSFGRLNVLDLQVQIRRIPKPVIAMVAGYAVGGGHVLHMVCDLTIAADNAVFGQTGPKVGSFDAGYGASIMSRLIGPKRAREMWYMTRFYNAKEAEKMGLVNTVVPLEKLEEETVKWCREILRNSPMAIRLCKAAINAADDGHAGLQQIGGDATLLFYGTEEGNEGKNAYLERRKPDFSRFPRLP, from the exons ATGGCGGGAATTACAGCAGAAGCTGCTAAAGCAATCAGCAGAAGAGTGCTAGCTGTTTCAAGGCATCTGATTCCGGAATCGAATCACGCTCACGGCGTCGTCATCTCCCCCTGCAGCTCCGGATTCGACGACACCTACCACCGCGTGCACGGCGCCGTACCGACTCATATCCCGCCCTGGAAGGCGGCGATCGACGATTCCGGTAAGGATTTCGCCGACATTATCTACGAGAAGGCAGTCGGAGAAGGAATTGCTAAG ATCACAATCAATAGACCGGAGAGGAGAAATGCGTTTAGGCCTGAAACGGTAAAGGAGCTGATGCGTGCTTTCAATGATGCCAGAGATGACAACTCAATCGGAGTCATCATCCTCACCGGGAAG GGCACCAAGGCATTCTGCAGTGGAGGGGATCAATTACTCAGAGTCAAAGATGGCTACGTTGATTATGATAGCTTCGGACGTCTCAATGTCTTAGACCTTCAG GTCCAAATCCGCCGCATTCCTAAGCCAGTTATAGCAATG GTTGCAGGTTATGCAGTAGGGGGTGGACATGTGCTTCACATGGTCTGCGATCTAACAATAGCAGCTGATAATGCCGTATTTGGTCAAACAGGGCCGAAG GTTGGAAGCTTTGATGCAGGCTATGGGGCTTCGATAATGTCTCGTTTG ATTGGCCCAAAACGTGCACGCGAGATGTGGTACATGACAAGGTTCTACAATGCTAAGGAAGCAGAAAAAATGGGACTTGTCAACACAGTTGTGCCT CTGGAGAAGCTGGAAGAAGAAACAGTTAAATGGTGTAGAGAGATTCTGAGGAATAGTCCAATGGCAATTCGGTTGTGCAAAGCAGCCATCAATGCAGCTGATGACGGACATGCTGGACTTCAG CAAATTGGAGGGGACGCTACGCTCCTATTCTACGGGACTGAAGAGGGCAATGAAGGGAAGAACGCATATTTGGAGCGAAGGAAACCGGACTTCTCAAGATTTCCTAGGCTTCCATGA
- the LOC125203521 gene encoding polygalacturonase At1g48100-like yields MGGFHLKNITFTIIIVLLMWCSAVEFCNAKRVGKHWRRSRNSAASLSKKKSKGHRSGHHSSRSGKQKPKIPQPPIPPPKQGGSTVFNVLNFGAKGDGKSDDTKAFQAAWAAACKIEASTINVPAKYVFLVGPISFSGPYCQHDIVFQLDGTIVAPTGSSHWGSGLLQWLEFTKLVGLTIKGSGTIDGNGAVWWKSVPYDNDPFDDQAKLIFPTNLTFGQKPPAPVRSSLGGKMPSIKPTALRFYGSFNVTVTGITIQNSPQCHLKFDNCIGVMVYNFSVSSPADSPNTDGIHLQNSKDVLIRSSSLACGDDCVSIQTGCTNVYIHNINCGPGHGISIGGLGKDNTKACVSNITVRDVMMHNTMNGVRIKTWQGGSGSVQGVQFSNIQVSEVQLPIVIDQFYCDKSTCKNQSSAVALSGINYENIRGTYTVKPVHLACSDHMPCTDVTLTNIQLRAQPERYNMYNPFCWQTFGQLFSPMIPPVECLQVGKPSSNKIQGDHDSC; encoded by the exons atgggtGGTTTTCACCTAAAAAACATCACATTCACAATCATCATAGTGCTTCTAATGTGGTGCTCCGCCGTCGAGTTTTGCAATGCCAAAAGAGTAGGCAAGCATTGGCGGCGGAGTCGAAACTCCGCCGCGTCGCTCTCCAAGAAGAAGAGCAAAGGCCACCGCTCCGGCCACCACAGCAGCCGTTCCGGCAAGCAGAAACCGAAGATCCCGCAGCCGCCAATTCCGCCGCCGAAGCAAGGTGGTTCAACAGTGTTTAATGTGCTGAATTTTGGAGCTAAAGGTGATGGGAAATCAGATGATACTAAG GCATTTCAAGCTGCCTGGGCTGCTGCTTGTAAAATTGAAGCTTCAACCATTAATGTCCCAGCAAAATACGTCTTCTTGGTGGGGCCCATCTCGTTTTCCGGTCCATACTGCCAACACGACATTGTTTTTCAG TTAGATGGCACGATTGTGGCCCCCACAGGCTCGAGCCACTGGGGTTCAGGGCTTCTCCAATGGCTCGAGTTCACTAAGCTGGTTGGGCTCACGATCAAGGGAAGCGGCACGATCGATGGAAACGGCGCCGTTTGGTGGAAGAGTGTGCCGTATGATAATGATCCCTTTGATGATCAAGCTAAATTGATCTTCCCGACTAACCTCACATTTGGACAAAAGCCTCCAGCTCCT GTGAGAAGCTCACTTGGTGGGAAAATGCCAAGCATCAAACCAACT GCACTTAGATTCTATGGGAGTTTCAATGTGACGGTAACTGGCATAACGATCCAAAACAGCCCTCAGTGCCATCTGAAGTTTGACAACTGCATTGGAGTCATGGTGTACAACTTCAGCGTCTCCTCGCCTGCAGACAGCCCCAATACCGATGGCATTCATCTGCAGAACTCCAAAGACGTCCTGATCCGTAGCTCCAGTCTTGCTTGTG GGGATGACTGTGTCTCTATACAAACTGGATGCACCAATGTATACATACACAATATTAACTGTGGGCCAGGGCACGGGATCAGCATCGGAGGGCTAGGGAAAGACAACACCAAAGCTTGTGTGTCGAACATCACTGTCAGAGATGTTATGATGCACAACACGATGAATGGTGTCCGGATCAAGACATGGCAG GGCGGGTCGGGGTCAGTCCAAGGCGTGCAGTTCTCAAACATCCAAGTCTCCGAGGTGCAGTTGCCTATAGTCATCGACCAATTCTACTGCGACAAGAGCACCTGCAAGAACCAGTCCTCTGCAGTGGCTCTGTCCGGGATCAACTATGAGAACATACGTGGGACCTACACAGTTAAGCCAGTGCACCTTGCCTGCAGCGACCACATGCCCTGCACGGACGTGACCCTAACGAACATCCAGCTGAGGGCACAGCCGGAGCGCTACAACATGTATAACCCCTTCTGCTGGCAGACTTTTGGGCAGCTCTTCTCTCCGATGATTCCTCCGGTTGAGTGCCTACAAGTGGGGAAGCCGTCGAGCAACAAGATTCAAGGGGATCATGATTCTTGCTAG